In one window of Arachis ipaensis cultivar K30076 chromosome B06, Araip1.1, whole genome shotgun sequence DNA:
- the LOC107605165 gene encoding uncharacterized protein LOC107605165: MEVVLDKGGSHDDDHSLPKVRILAVKTVAPVKETQPRLAQKVLLASNDHDSIVGGCYQVVFYYNNDNGEESGWSFYGWIVESLCMALVDYPILAARLLERDTGLEIVSIDSGFRLLSAQCQWTLSQFLDLNERHNDNETELVYWKEIDETLPQFSPLCSVQVTKFECGGYSIGISCSLLLTEVLAVDNFLKKWTEIYQEMLPQNGEIKKSIFIHPLVKDHEVLPSHVISPTFSRKRAESMIFKITSTTDVMIMSINQETWRELAMLCVKDLEHKHNIQMGSKFSFLVKNDSSSSSGVVTIESCSNNGGNNVKSLGLKYQITLATWNEFGLYDVAFCEGNKPVHVSCWVASSVPEGHVMAMPHPRDNLSAVIIVTPPTPN, encoded by the exons ATGGAGGTTGTGCTTGACAAAGGTGGCAGCCATGATGATGATCATAGCCTCCCAAAGGTGCGGATCTTAGCCGTGAAGACTGTGGCACCGGTCAAGGAAACTCAGCCACGGCTAGCTCAAAAAGTGTTGTTAGCCAGTAACGACCATGATAGCATTGTTGGAGGGTGCTACCAAGTAGTGTTCTACTATAATAACGATAATGGTGAGGAGAGTGGTTGGTCTTTTTATGGTTGGATTGTGGAGTCACTGTGCATGGCCCTAGTGGACTACCCTATACTCGCTGCCAGGCTCCTGGAAAGAGACACGGGACTCGAAATTGTGTCTATTGATTCTGGCTTTCGATTATTGTCGGCACAGTGTCAATGGACCTTGTCACAATTTCTTGATCTGAATGAGAGACACAATGATAATGAGACTGAGCTTGTCTACTGGAAGGAAATTGATGAGACACTTCCTCAGTTCTCACCCTTGTGCTCCGTTCag GTGACTAAGTTTGAATGTGGAGGGTACTCAATTGGCATTAGCTGCAGCCTCTTATTGACAGAGGTTTTGGCAGTTGACAACTTCCTCAAGAAATGGACAGAGATATACCAAGAAATGTTACCCCAAAATGGAGAAATTAAGAAATCCATATTTATCCACCCTTTGGTGAAAGATCATGAGGTTCTCCCCAGCCATGTAATCAGCCCCACATTCAGCAGAAAGCGAGCAGAAAGCATGATTTTCAAGATCACTTCCACCACTGATGTGATGATCATGAGTATCAATCAAGAAACATGGAGGGAGTTAGCCATGCTTTGTGTTAAAGACTTGGAACATAAACATAACATACAAATGGGTTCAAAATTTTCTTTCCTTGTGAAGAACGACTCATCCTCATCAAGTGGGGTCGTCACAATTGAAAGCTGCTCAAATAATGGTGGAAACAATGTTAAGAGTTTGGGTCTCAAATATCAAATCACCCTAGCAACGTGGAACGAGTTTGGATTGTACGATGTAGCATTTTGTGAAGGAAACAAACCTGTCCATGTTTCATGTTGGGTTGCATCATCAGTTCCTGAAGGACATGTTATGGCAATGCCACACCCAAGGGATAATTTATCTGCAGTGATTATAGTCACACCTCCAACTCCAAATTGA